One window from the genome of [Clostridium] celerecrescens 18A encodes:
- the ade gene encoding adenine deaminase: MDRLLAERVLAASGAKKASLVLKNARVVNVFTAELENGDIAIEEGYIVGIGEYEGQTEIELGGAVVCPGLIDGHIHLESSMVAPGEFERSVVPHGTQAVITDPHEIANVAGAEGIRFMMERTKGLTLDVYFMLPSCVPATGLDESGAVLAAENLSPLYEEERVLGLAELMNSYGTVRADRGILDKVEEARNRNLLIDGHAPGLSGRELNAYVTAGVQSDHECSDWEEAVEKLKRGQWIMIREGTAARNLNALMPLFKEPYYHRCMLVTDDKHPGDLIRLGHLDYIIKKAISLGADPVHAVMMASLHPAEYFGLRNVGAVAPGYKANFIVVSDLNEFVVKQVYKNGKLVAENGGMKAEILAAEERSVETPVRVGDSFHLEETRPEDFHVKKKGNTIRVLCLTPGELTTKSLLAPWVEKAGVAPGVNIEQDIVKMAVLERHHNTGHMGLGFLGGYGLKRGAVATSIAHDSHNLIVAGTNDEDMALAANIVRKNRGGLAVVADGKLMGELPLPIAGLMSEEPAEWVDEKLEELKAQTRSLGIGESIDPFMTLAFASLPVIPELRLNTYGLIDVEKQEILETIISCM; the protein is encoded by the coding sequence ATGGATCGGTTGTTAGCTGAACGGGTTTTGGCAGCATCAGGGGCGAAAAAGGCGTCCCTGGTGCTAAAGAATGCCAGGGTGGTCAATGTTTTTACGGCTGAGCTGGAAAACGGAGATATTGCCATTGAGGAAGGTTACATTGTAGGGATTGGAGAATATGAGGGACAGACAGAGATCGAGCTGGGGGGCGCGGTGGTTTGTCCAGGACTGATTGACGGCCATATACACCTGGAAAGTTCTATGGTTGCACCGGGAGAATTTGAACGCTCTGTGGTGCCTCATGGGACTCAGGCGGTTATTACGGATCCTCACGAGATCGCCAATGTGGCGGGAGCGGAAGGGATCCGCTTTATGATGGAGAGGACGAAGGGACTTACCCTTGATGTGTATTTTATGCTCCCTTCCTGCGTACCGGCAACGGGACTGGATGAATCGGGGGCTGTTCTGGCGGCTGAGAATCTTTCACCCCTCTATGAAGAGGAGCGGGTACTGGGCCTTGCTGAGCTTATGAACTCCTACGGAACCGTAAGGGCAGACCGTGGGATCCTTGATAAGGTAGAGGAAGCCAGAAACAGGAATCTCTTAATCGACGGTCATGCTCCCGGGCTTTCCGGCAGGGAACTGAATGCCTATGTGACTGCCGGAGTGCAGTCGGACCATGAATGCTCCGATTGGGAAGAGGCGGTGGAAAAGCTTAAGAGAGGCCAGTGGATCATGATCCGGGAGGGTACGGCAGCCAGGAATTTAAATGCCCTTATGCCACTGTTTAAGGAGCCTTATTACCACCGCTGCATGCTGGTTACCGATGACAAGCATCCAGGGGATTTAATACGGCTGGGGCATTTAGACTATATCATTAAAAAGGCCATTAGCCTTGGGGCTGATCCGGTTCATGCGGTCATGATGGCCTCCCTTCATCCGGCTGAGTATTTCGGGCTTCGGAATGTAGGTGCCGTTGCACCGGGATATAAGGCAAACTTCATTGTTGTTTCTGATCTCAATGAATTTGTGGTAAAGCAGGTATATAAAAATGGTAAGCTGGTGGCGGAAAACGGCGGGATGAAGGCGGAAATCCTTGCAGCTGAAGAACGGAGCGTGGAAACGCCTGTCAGAGTGGGCGATTCCTTCCATTTAGAAGAGACTCGTCCGGAAGATTTCCATGTTAAGAAAAAAGGCAATACCATCCGGGTACTTTGCCTCACTCCCGGAGAGCTGACCACCAAATCCCTTCTGGCCCCATGGGTAGAAAAGGCAGGGGTCGCTCCCGGCGTCAACATTGAGCAGGACATTGTGAAAATGGCAGTGCTGGAACGCCATCATAATACCGGCCATATGGGATTAGGTTTTTTAGGCGGGTATGGCTTAAAACGGGGAGCGGTGGCCACCAGCATTGCCCACGATTCCCATAACCTGATCGTTGCAGGAACCAATGATGAAGATATGGCACTCGCTGCCAACATTGTGAGGAAGAACCGGGGCGGCCTGGCGGTCGTGGCCGATGGGAAGCTTATGGGTGAGCTGCCTCTTCCCATCGCAGGACTTATGAGCGAGGAACCGGCTGAGTGGGTGGATGAAAAGCTGGAAGAATTAAAGGCCCAGACAAGAAGCCTTGGAATCGGAGAAAGCATCGATCCTTTCATGACCCTTGCTTTTGCAAGCCTTCCGGTCATTCCGGAGCTGCGGCTGAATACATATGGCCTTATTGACGTAGAGAAACAGGAAATTTTAGAGACAATTATTTCCTGTATGTGA
- a CDS encoding (2Fe-2S) ferredoxin domain-containing protein produces MRVTICIGSACHLKGSREIIAQLQTLVKENHLEDKVDLNGSFCCGDCVNGVCVTVEGQLYSLKPEDTKEFFDKEIMGRL; encoded by the coding sequence ATGAGAGTAACAATATGTATAGGGAGCGCATGCCATTTAAAGGGTTCCAGAGAAATCATCGCACAGCTGCAGACCCTTGTGAAGGAAAACCATCTGGAGGATAAGGTGGATCTAAACGGGTCCTTTTGCTGCGGGGATTGTGTAAATGGAGTCTGTGTGACCGTGGAGGGTCAATTATACTCTTTAAAACCAGAAGATACAAAGGAGTTTTTTGACAAAGAGATCATGGGGAGGCTGTAA
- a CDS encoding [Fe-Fe] hydrogenase large subunit C-terminal domain-containing protein yields the protein MGIIDFKATKCKHCYKCIRNCEVKAVMIKDERAEIMPDKCILCGKCMQVCPQSAKTLISDLDLVKSYIDAGIRTVISLAPSYMGLLNYKTIGQVNGALRKLGFYDVRETSEGAAVVTAEYARLLSEGKMENIITTCCPSVNDLIEIYYPKLIPYMAPVVSPMIAHGKMLKEELGTEVKVVFLGPCIAKKKEAGDPRHDGYIDAVLNFNDISRWLSEEEITIEDCEDIPFARNPRINRLYPVTNGVVNSVLATEEKRDGYRKFYVHGCLNCMDLCESMLRGGIKGCFIEMNMCSGGCIKGPTVEDENVSRFKIKLDMEESIEKDPVPREELAPVMERISFRKLFLDRAPKDVMPTEVQIQEILKMTGKTRPEDELNCGACGYSTCREKAIAVFQKKAELNMCIPFMHEKSESLSNLVMQTSPNIVLIVDKDMKILEYSAVGEKYFGKTRQEALTMYLYELIDPSDFQWVYNTHQKIHGKKVTYGEYHISTLQNILYIEKEDVVLATFIDITKEEEQAKQDYEQKLETIALAQKVIHKQMMVAQEIAGLLGETTAETKTTLTKLCRSLLDEGSEGEVK from the coding sequence ATGGGGATCATTGATTTCAAGGCTACTAAATGCAAACATTGCTATAAATGTATTCGTAATTGCGAAGTCAAGGCAGTCATGATTAAAGATGAGCGGGCTGAAATTATGCCGGATAAATGCATTTTATGCGGAAAATGCATGCAGGTATGTCCTCAGTCAGCAAAAACTCTCATAAGTGATCTGGATCTGGTAAAGAGTTACATTGACGCAGGGATCCGGACAGTTATCTCCCTGGCGCCGTCTTATATGGGCTTGTTAAATTATAAGACCATCGGCCAGGTTAACGGTGCGCTGCGGAAGCTGGGATTTTATGACGTAAGGGAGACTTCGGAGGGGGCGGCTGTTGTAACAGCGGAATATGCAAGGCTTTTAAGTGAAGGGAAGATGGAAAACATCATCACCACCTGCTGCCCCAGCGTCAATGATTTGATCGAGATTTATTACCCCAAGCTGATTCCATATATGGCTCCTGTGGTATCTCCTATGATTGCCCATGGAAAGATGTTAAAAGAAGAACTGGGAACTGAGGTAAAGGTGGTATTCCTTGGACCGTGCATTGCAAAGAAAAAGGAAGCTGGAGACCCCCGCCATGATGGCTATATTGATGCTGTCCTGAATTTCAATGATATTTCCAGGTGGCTTTCTGAAGAGGAAATAACCATTGAAGACTGCGAGGATATCCCGTTTGCAAGGAACCCCAGAATCAACCGCCTTTATCCGGTTACCAATGGAGTGGTAAATTCTGTTCTGGCCACGGAAGAGAAACGGGATGGATACCGGAAATTTTATGTCCATGGCTGTCTCAACTGCATGGATTTGTGCGAAAGCATGCTGCGGGGAGGAATTAAGGGCTGCTTTATTGAGATGAATATGTGCTCCGGCGGCTGCATCAAGGGTCCCACAGTAGAGGACGAGAACGTATCCAGATTCAAGATTAAGCTGGATATGGAGGAATCCATTGAAAAGGATCCGGTACCAAGGGAGGAGCTGGCCCCTGTTATGGAGCGTATCTCCTTTCGGAAGCTGTTCCTGGACCGTGCACCCAAGGATGTCATGCCAACAGAAGTCCAGATTCAGGAGATATTAAAAATGACCGGAAAGACCAGGCCGGAGGATGAATTAAACTGCGGTGCCTGCGGTTATTCCACCTGCCGGGAAAAGGCCATAGCAGTTTTCCAGAAAAAGGCAGAGCTTAATATGTGCATTCCATTTATGCATGAAAAATCAGAGTCATTATCCAATCTCGTGATGCAGACCTCTCCCAATATTGTTCTGATCGTAGATAAAGATATGAAAATTTTAGAGTATTCTGCAGTGGGAGAAAAATATTTTGGAAAAACCAGGCAGGAAGCTTTGACCATGTATTTATATGAACTCATTGATCCTTCGGATTTCCAGTGGGTTTATAATACCCACCAGAAGATCCATGGAAAAAAGGTGACATATGGGGAATACCATATTTCCACTCTTCAGAATATTCTTTACATTGAAAAAGAAGATGTGGTATTAGCCACCTTCATAGATATCACCAAAGAGGAAGAACAGGCAAAGCAGGACTACGAACAGAAACTGGAAACCATTGCCCTGGCACAGAAAGTCATTCATAAGCAGATGATGGTTGCCCAGGAAATTGCAGGTCTTTTAGGGGAAACCACGGCGGAGACCAAGACTACCTTAACGAAGCTTTGCAGATCCTTACTGGATGAGGGAAGTGAAGGTGAGGTTAAGTGA
- a CDS encoding SpoIIE family protein phosphatase, whose product MGITVDVAYTSLNKFKEVLCGDKVELLQTEDSNIMILADGMGSGVKANILATMTSKILGTMFLNGATLEECVETIVETLPVCQVRQVAYSTFSILQVFHDGEAYLVEFDNPGCIFIRDGSLVSIPRNTRVIRDKKINEYRFKVRKGDALILMSDGTIHAGVGKLLNFGWLWEDVASYAVKQYRLTISAARLANALTSACDELYQYRPGDDTTVAVMRIIDRKPVHLMTGPPRKTEDDCVMVNDFLSGDDSAKKVVCGGTSANIVSRVTERELFVSLDYDDPDIPPIAYIDGIELVTEGVLTLNKVLKLLRRYVKNESVTEDFFLELDKPNGASMVAKMIIEDCTELKLYVGMAINSAYQNPGLPFDLGIRQNLVEQLKHVVEEMGKRVTVTYY is encoded by the coding sequence ATGGGGATTACCGTAGATGTTGCATACACAAGCCTGAATAAATTCAAGGAAGTATTGTGCGGGGATAAGGTTGAACTTTTGCAGACCGAGGATTCCAATATTATGATACTCGCTGACGGTATGGGCAGCGGGGTAAAGGCCAACATTCTGGCCACCATGACCTCCAAGATTCTCGGAACCATGTTTCTAAACGGTGCGACCCTGGAAGAGTGTGTGGAAACCATTGTGGAGACCCTTCCGGTATGTCAGGTGCGCCAGGTAGCCTATTCGACCTTCAGCATCCTTCAGGTGTTTCATGACGGTGAAGCCTATCTGGTGGAGTTTGATAATCCCGGCTGTATCTTCATCAGGGATGGGAGCCTGGTTTCCATACCACGAAACACCAGGGTTATCAGGGATAAAAAAATCAATGAATACCGTTTTAAGGTGAGAAAAGGGGACGCGCTGATCCTGATGAGTGACGGGACCATCCATGCAGGAGTGGGGAAGCTCCTGAATTTTGGCTGGCTGTGGGAGGATGTTGCTTCTTATGCGGTGAAGCAGTACCGCCTGACCATATCTGCAGCTCGTCTTGCGAATGCGTTAACCAGCGCCTGTGATGAACTGTATCAGTACCGGCCTGGCGATGATACCACGGTTGCCGTTATGAGGATCATTGACCGCAAGCCGGTGCATTTGATGACAGGCCCGCCCAGGAAGACGGAGGACGACTGCGTGATGGTGAATGATTTCCTGTCGGGAGATGATTCCGCTAAGAAAGTCGTCTGCGGAGGAACCAGTGCCAATATTGTTTCCAGGGTAACTGAAAGGGAGCTGTTTGTTTCCCTGGATTACGATGATCCGGACATTCCGCCAATCGCTTATATTGACGGAATTGAGCTGGTTACAGAAGGTGTTTTGACATTAAATAAAGTGTTAAAGCTTTTAAGGCGTTATGTGAAGAATGAATCCGTCACAGAGGATTTTTTCCTGGAGTTAGATAAGCCAAACGGAGCTTCCATGGTAGCAAAGATGATCATTGAGGATTGTACGGAGCTTAAGTTATACGTGGGAATGGCAATTAACAGCGCTTATCAGAATCCTGGCCTGCCCTTTGATTTAGGGATCCGCCAGAATCTTGTGGAGCAGTTAAAGCACGTAGTGGAAGAAATGGGGAAAAGGGTTACGGTAACCTATTATTGA
- a CDS encoding 4Fe-4S dicluster domain-containing protein translates to MATNDATLLRIKHQVLNEVAKLAWEGKLEEKRNEIPYDIIPGPKAQFRCCIYREREIIRERIRLAEGLCPSGRDTKNVVQVISSACEDCPIARYVVTDNCQLCMGKACQGSCNFGAISMGRDRAYIDPDKCKECGKCSQACPYNAIADLTRPCKKSCPVDAITMDENGIVVIDESKCIQCGACIHGCPFGAIDSKTFLVDVINLINAGKRVVAMIAPATEGQFGPEITMASWRTALKKIGFQDMIEVALGGDLTAAAEAAEWAEAYKEGKKMTTSCCPAFVNMIKQHYPMLLENMSTTVSPMCAVSRMLKEKDPETITVFIGPCIAKKSETLDLNIKDNADYALTLGEIQAMMASKGVELLPEDNTYQAGSVFGKRFGNGGGVTAAVLECLKETGEGTDIEVLKCNGAAECKKALMLLKIGRLPGDFIEGMACVGGCVGGPSRHKSENEAKKARDLLIKQADGREVHENLRNQGLEEVAMHRH, encoded by the coding sequence ATGGCAACAAATGATGCGACATTACTTCGCATAAAGCATCAGGTTTTAAATGAAGTGGCGAAACTTGCATGGGAGGGAAAGCTTGAGGAGAAAAGAAATGAGATTCCCTATGATATCATTCCAGGTCCCAAGGCCCAGTTCCGCTGCTGCATTTACAGGGAACGGGAAATCATCAGAGAGAGAATCCGCCTGGCGGAAGGTCTCTGCCCCAGCGGAAGGGATACGAAGAACGTCGTTCAGGTAATCAGCTCTGCCTGTGAAGACTGTCCCATCGCCCGGTATGTGGTAACCGATAACTGCCAGCTGTGTATGGGTAAGGCGTGCCAGGGTTCCTGTAATTTTGGCGCCATCAGCATGGGACGTGATCGTGCCTATATTGATCCTGATAAATGTAAGGAATGCGGAAAATGTTCCCAGGCATGTCCTTATAACGCCATTGCAGATCTGACCCGTCCCTGTAAGAAAAGCTGTCCGGTGGATGCCATCACCATGGATGAAAATGGCATAGTCGTCATTGACGAGAGCAAATGCATCCAGTGCGGAGCCTGCATTCATGGCTGTCCCTTTGGTGCCATTGATTCCAAGACATTCCTTGTGGATGTGATTAATCTTATTAATGCCGGAAAACGGGTGGTTGCCATGATCGCTCCGGCGACAGAAGGCCAGTTCGGCCCGGAAATCACCATGGCAAGCTGGAGAACCGCTTTAAAGAAGATCGGTTTCCAGGATATGATTGAGGTTGCACTTGGCGGCGATCTGACCGCTGCAGCAGAAGCGGCGGAATGGGCAGAGGCTTATAAGGAAGGCAAGAAGATGACGACCTCCTGCTGTCCGGCATTTGTGAACATGATTAAACAGCATTATCCTATGCTCCTTGAGAATATGTCCACCACAGTATCCCCTATGTGCGCTGTATCAAGAATGCTGAAGGAAAAGGATCCGGAAACGATCACCGTATTCATCGGGCCGTGTATTGCTAAGAAAAGCGAAACTCTGGATTTAAATATTAAAGACAACGCGGATTATGCCCTGACCCTGGGAGAAATTCAGGCAATGATGGCATCAAAGGGCGTTGAGTTATTGCCGGAAGATAACACCTACCAGGCAGGATCTGTATTCGGTAAGCGTTTTGGAAATGGCGGCGGTGTAACTGCGGCTGTTCTGGAATGTTTAAAGGAGACAGGAGAAGGTACGGATATCGAAGTCCTTAAATGCAATGGAGCGGCTGAGTGCAAGAAGGCTCTGATGCTTCTTAAGATTGGAAGGCTTCCAGGAGACTTCATAGAAGGAATGGCATGTGTGGGAGGCTGTGTAGGCGGCCCCAGCAGGCATAAGAGTGAGAATGAAGCAAAGAAAGCTCGTGATTTGCTGATCAAACAGGCGGATGGAAGAGAAGTCCATGAAAACTTACGGAACCAGGGACTTGAAGAAGTTGCGATGCACAGACATTAA
- a CDS encoding spore coat protein — MDDKCIMENLLHTTKGVCDLYLHGTIESPTMNVHQAFDTALSDSLCMQGDIYKKMSAKGWYTTDQAEQQKLTKVKSQFAGM; from the coding sequence ATGGATGACAAGTGTATTATGGAAAACCTGCTCCACACCACAAAAGGCGTGTGTGACTTATACCTGCATGGAACCATCGAGTCCCCTACCATGAACGTACATCAGGCATTTGACACCGCATTAAGCGACAGCCTGTGCATGCAGGGCGATATCTACAAGAAAATGTCCGCAAAGGGATGGTATACCACAGATCAGGCAGAACAGCAGAAACTCACGAAAGTTAAGAGCCAGTTCGCAGGAATGTAA
- a CDS encoding glycoside hydrolase family 2 protein → MIRTFQTNSVRKISELSGKLWDFTPLDGKDKTFPVPVPSAWETYPGYEAYRGEGKYSTTFTSEGNVRLLLKGVSHTAKVFVDGTMRGTHYNAYTPFEIFLKGLPGGDHLLEVIADNRFSEESSLHIPNDYMSYGGITRGVVLEELNCAYIKWIHITPEKKDETWKAGLTLCISNISDEDISLDATITINKTDLKLPDITVKANTESLIQTETAVSDAEEWSMEHPKLYTVEVTLFKNGSAIDDLTERTGFREVKIENNSIFLNGKALLIKGLCRHEDHPAFGCAIPFSQIASDLQTIKDMGVNSIRCVHYPNDEIFLDLCDELGILIWEENHARGLSEEQMRNPNFERQAEVVIREMIMNHYNHPSIYIWGILNECASETPYGRECYKKQYDLISQLDSSRPRSSASCKFKTDVCLDFPEVVSYNIYPRWYHNTPVREYLDDLYQWVQIETPGKNKPFLITEVGAGAIYGYRSPAKVKWSEEYQSETLGEQLTVILEHPGTSGLYIWQFCDVRISEEWYLNRPRTMNNKGIVDEYRRHKLSYEVVKEIYTSYGNYKES, encoded by the coding sequence ATGATACGTACCTTTCAAACAAATTCAGTAAGAAAAATATCAGAACTTTCCGGTAAACTTTGGGATTTCACCCCCTTAGACGGAAAAGATAAGACGTTCCCGGTACCTGTCCCAAGTGCCTGGGAAACTTATCCGGGATATGAAGCTTACAGGGGAGAAGGGAAATATTCCACTACTTTTACGTCAGAGGGGAATGTACGGCTTCTGTTAAAAGGCGTAAGCCATACAGCAAAAGTTTTCGTAGACGGGACCATGAGAGGAACCCATTACAACGCCTATACGCCTTTTGAGATTTTCCTGAAAGGTTTGCCTGGAGGAGATCATCTGCTAGAGGTCATAGCTGATAACCGGTTTTCAGAAGAAAGCTCGCTGCATATTCCCAACGATTATATGAGCTACGGCGGCATTACCAGAGGTGTCGTTTTAGAGGAACTTAACTGCGCATACATAAAATGGATCCATATTACACCTGAAAAAAAGGACGAAACCTGGAAGGCCGGCCTCACACTCTGTATTTCCAATATATCTGATGAAGATATCAGCTTAGATGCAACAATAACGATAAATAAGACAGATTTAAAACTCCCGGACATTACCGTAAAAGCAAATACGGAATCTTTGATACAAACGGAGACAGCCGTATCAGATGCAGAAGAATGGAGCATGGAACATCCAAAATTATATACAGTAGAAGTAACGCTATTCAAAAACGGTTCTGCCATAGACGACTTAACAGAGAGAACTGGCTTCCGGGAAGTGAAAATAGAAAACAACTCTATCTTCTTAAACGGCAAAGCCCTCCTGATAAAGGGACTCTGCCGTCATGAAGACCATCCCGCATTCGGCTGTGCTATCCCATTTTCTCAGATTGCCTCAGATCTGCAGACAATCAAAGATATGGGGGTGAATTCTATAAGATGCGTGCATTATCCCAATGATGAAATTTTCCTGGATTTATGTGACGAACTGGGAATATTGATCTGGGAAGAAAACCACGCAAGAGGGCTTTCCGAAGAACAGATGAGAAATCCTAATTTTGAGAGGCAGGCAGAAGTAGTGATCCGTGAAATGATCATGAATCACTATAATCATCCGAGCATCTATATTTGGGGTATCTTAAATGAATGTGCCAGCGAAACTCCCTACGGCAGGGAATGTTATAAAAAGCAGTATGACCTCATCAGTCAGCTGGATTCTTCCCGCCCGCGTTCCAGCGCAAGCTGTAAATTTAAAACAGATGTTTGTCTCGACTTTCCGGAAGTAGTTTCCTACAACATTTATCCGAGATGGTATCACAACACCCCTGTCCGGGAATATTTAGATGATCTGTACCAATGGGTACAAATAGAAACACCAGGAAAAAACAAGCCATTTCTTATTACGGAAGTTGGCGCAGGAGCCATCTACGGTTACAGGAGCCCAGCTAAGGTCAAGTGGTCGGAAGAGTATCAGTCGGAGACGCTGGGAGAACAGCTTACTGTTATCCTGGAACATCCCGGTACGTCAGGACTGTATATCTGGCAGTTCTGCGATGTGAGAATCAGTGAAGAATGGTACCTAAACCGCCCAAGGACAATGAATAATAAAGGAATCGTCGACGAATACAGAAGGCACAAGCTTTCTTATGAGGTTGTGAAAGAAATTTATACAAGTTATGGAAATTATAAGGAATCTTAA
- a CDS encoding response regulator transcription factor, translating into MKYKILIVDDEPLARIGLSGLVCENFPDFEIASTAANGNEAIEILKKETFDLVITDIKMPAADGFDILTYIQNTENKNAPLCILLSSFEEFEYARTAMKLNAFDYLVKMELNKETLEKTLNKAKKVLAERKTEAGRYGQEINLFTNRFLYHLVSGGYTSEEEILDFIKMYDLDLKAKFYQPLTVDILFEKENLNTGAYSTYLSILSTVKECIGRYTKSTVIAYNHQRIACILLFHKADEINALTNTVSEDIRQLIKIFFNTGVSIKPGKMTSSLNEIHLCFEFNKEEAPSLNNTFDLNVFNKRLIESLENFNLTLFDQTVRAIEAAIDTLAFEELINIVSFMIHLVMNCIYDGEKILSESYKKEAKSYQVLYTYHKKTEIIRYLDVFKTAVKSAMQNQLNDPKYNLVIQAKDYIKNHIFMKISLADTASFINVSPNYLSALFRQYSDLGFSEYINKMKVKKAQELLAKSNLKIYQISEELGFDNPQYFSRVFKKYTGHTPTDMGRCTLKQEEN; encoded by the coding sequence ATGAAATATAAGATCCTGATTGTTGACGATGAACCCTTAGCCCGTATAGGGCTTTCAGGTCTGGTATGTGAGAACTTCCCTGATTTTGAGATAGCCTCTACTGCTGCAAACGGTAACGAAGCAATCGAAATCTTAAAAAAAGAGACCTTTGACCTGGTCATAACAGACATAAAAATGCCTGCAGCAGACGGATTTGACATTTTAACATACATACAAAACACAGAGAATAAAAACGCTCCTTTGTGTATCCTTTTATCCAGCTTTGAAGAATTTGAATATGCCCGGACTGCCATGAAGCTGAATGCCTTTGACTATCTTGTAAAAATGGAGCTGAACAAAGAAACTCTTGAAAAAACATTGAACAAGGCTAAAAAAGTACTGGCCGAGAGAAAAACAGAAGCCGGCAGGTATGGGCAAGAGATTAATCTGTTTACAAACCGTTTTCTCTACCACCTGGTAAGCGGCGGCTACACTTCCGAGGAAGAAATTCTGGATTTCATAAAAATGTACGATCTGGATTTGAAAGCGAAGTTTTATCAGCCCCTGACCGTAGACATCCTTTTTGAAAAGGAAAACTTAAATACCGGAGCTTACTCTACCTATTTAAGTATTTTAAGTACCGTAAAGGAGTGCATCGGCCGTTATACAAAAAGCACGGTGATCGCGTACAACCATCAAAGGATTGCATGTATTCTTCTCTTTCATAAAGCAGATGAAATCAATGCGCTGACCAATACAGTCTCAGAAGACATCCGACAGCTTATTAAAATTTTTTTCAATACCGGAGTTTCCATAAAACCGGGAAAAATGACCTCTTCCCTCAATGAGATCCACCTGTGTTTTGAATTTAATAAGGAAGAAGCCCCATCCCTTAATAATACCTTTGATCTGAATGTCTTTAACAAAAGACTGATAGAATCCCTGGAAAATTTTAATCTTACCCTTTTTGATCAGACTGTGAGAGCGATTGAAGCCGCCATAGATACCCTGGCATTTGAAGAACTGATCAATATTGTGTCCTTTATGATACATCTGGTAATGAACTGTATCTATGACGGAGAAAAAATACTTTCGGAAAGCTACAAAAAAGAGGCAAAATCTTACCAGGTTTTATATACCTATCATAAGAAAACTGAAATCATCAGATATCTGGATGTATTTAAAACCGCAGTAAAAAGTGCAATGCAAAACCAATTGAACGATCCGAAATACAATCTGGTCATTCAGGCAAAAGACTATATCAAAAATCACATTTTTATGAAAATCAGTTTAGCGGATACCGCTTCTTTTATAAATGTAAGCCCTAATTACTTATCCGCTCTTTTCAGACAATATTCCGATCTTGGCTTTTCTGAATATATCAATAAAATGAAAGTTAAAAAAGCCCAGGAGCTGCTTGCAAAAAGCAACTTGAAGATTTATCAGATCAGTGAAGAACTGGGATTTGACAACCCGCAGTATTTTTCAAGAGTCTTTAAAAAATATACGGGACACACCCCTACGGATATGGGGAGATGTACCCTGAAACAGGAGGAAAATTAA